A genomic stretch from Mesoplodon densirostris isolate mMesDen1 chromosome 3, mMesDen1 primary haplotype, whole genome shotgun sequence includes:
- the FTMT gene encoding ferritin, mitochondrial has translation MLPCFLFLSKHISTSLVSLRRARHGFALPPRWVPRRPWGSPPAAPRRLLAAAASSRGPAGPAGAPSRVRQNFHPDSEAAINRQINLELCASYVYLSMAYYFSRDDVALHNFARYFLRLSREETEHAEKLMRLQNQRGGQICLQDIKKPDQDDWKSGLNAMECALLLEKNVNQSLLELHTLASDKGDPHLCDFLETHYLNEQVKSIKQLGDHVHNLVKMGAPDSGLAEYLFDRHTLGNENNQN, from the coding sequence ATGCTGCCCTGTTTCTTGTTCCTCTCCAAGCACATCAGCACTTCGCTGGTGTCCCTGCGCAGGGCACGCCACGGCTTCGCGCTCCCGCCGCGCTGGGTCCCCAGGCGGCCCTGGGGCTCCCctcccgccgccccccgccgcctgCTGGCCGCAGCCGCCTCCTCGCGGGGACCAGCAGGGCCAGCCGGCGCCCCCTCCAGGGTGCGCCAGAACTTCCACCCGGACTCCGAGGCCGCCATCAACCGCCAGATAAACCTGGAGCTCTGTGCGTCCTACGTGTACTTGTCTATGGCTTATTACTTCTCCCGAGATGACGTGGCCTTGCACAACTTCGCCAGATATTTCCTTCGACTGTCCCGGGAGGAGACCGAGCACGCAGAGAAGCTGATGAGGCTGCAGAACCAGCGGGGAGGACAGATCTGCCTACAGGACATCAAGAAACCGGACCAGGACGACTGGAAAAGCGGGCTGAATGCCATGGAGTGTGCTCTACtcttggaaaagaatgtgaacCAGTCGTTGCTGGAATTGCACACTCTGGCCTCAGACAAAGGTGACCCCCATTTGTGCGATTTCCTGGAAACCCACTATCTGAATGAGCAGGTTAAGTCTATCAAACAACTAGGTGACCACGTGCACAACTTGGTTAAGATGGGAGCCCCGGATTCTGGCCTGGCAGAGTACCTTTTTGACAGACATACCCttggaaatgaaaacaatcaGAACTAA